A genomic region of Leptolyngbya sp. NIES-2104 contains the following coding sequences:
- a CDS encoding STAS domain-containing protein gives MEGIPILKMGQFLLVTIQVDMHDRLALKLQNDLTNRIVKTGAKGVLIDISSLEIVDSFIGRVLSNIATVSQLLDAQTVVVGMQPAVAITLVELGLSLTGVRTALDVETGMALLQRSFGLPPEEIGNHVQF, from the coding sequence ATGGAAGGCATTCCGATTCTCAAAATGGGTCAGTTTCTCTTAGTGACGATTCAGGTGGATATGCACGATCGTCTAGCATTGAAGCTGCAAAACGACCTCACGAATCGCATTGTTAAGACCGGAGCGAAAGGCGTTCTGATCGACATTTCTTCACTAGAAATTGTTGACTCGTTTATTGGGCGGGTTTTAAGTAACATTGCAACGGTTTCTCAACTGTTAGATGCCCAAACGGTGGTTGTGGGAATGCAGCCTGCGGTGGCGATCACCCTAGTTGAGTTGGGATTGTCACTGACCGGAGTTCGGACGGCTCTGGATGTCGAGACGGGTATGGCGCTTTTACAACGTTCTTTTGGTTTGCCACCGGAGGAGATTGGCAACCATGTTCAATTCTGA
- a CDS encoding anti-sigma regulatory factor: MFNSEIVEIRSQSDIVVVRQRVRALAIDLRFSLIEQTKIVTAASELARNTLDYGKGGTVTLEIVDRFGEVGLKLTFEDQGPGIVDIELALQDGYTTGKGLGLGLGGAKRLMSEFVIVSEVGKGTQVTVIRWQR, from the coding sequence ATGTTCAATTCTGAGATTGTTGAGATTCGATCGCAGTCGGATATTGTGGTGGTGCGTCAAAGAGTTCGCGCCTTGGCGATCGATCTAAGATTTAGCCTGATCGAGCAAACCAAGATTGTCACCGCCGCGAGTGAACTGGCTCGAAACACACTCGATTATGGCAAAGGCGGAACGGTGACACTCGAAATTGTCGATCGTTTCGGTGAAGTTGGACTTAAGCTGACCTTTGAAGATCAAGGTCCTGGCATCGTTGATATTGAACTAGCCTTGCAGGATGGTTATACCACGGGTAAAGGACTCGGACTTGGACTCGGCGGCGCAAAACGATTGATGAGTGAATTTGTAATCGTGTCCGAAGTGGGAAAAGGAACACAAGTGACGGTGATTCGCTGGCAACGGTGA
- a CDS encoding SpoIIE family protein phosphatase, producing MKESIALPISEDSQVGEARRLAVAMSIELGFDTTEQGKVAIVVTEAAKNLVKHAKHGEILIQSIDISGATSIEMIAIDSAPGIQNIAQSLQDGFSTTGTSGTGLGAIQRLSTQFDIYSQPQVGTVLIARLESKRDPPTMKAFEIGAVNLPKHKDNPSGDAWAIEQQHDRCLILVADGLGSGTLAAEASQAAIRVFQINAHLSPQQILEKIHAALRSTRGAVAAIAEIIPSEQQVRYAGIGNISATLLTGSTSRTLISYNGTLGLTVRKVAELSYPWSNQSILVMHSDGLGTQWTFDRYPGLLNRHPALIAAILYRDFRRPIVRNSIGLPDDVAVLVAKPRNEDL from the coding sequence ATGAAAGAATCCATTGCACTACCCATCAGCGAAGACAGTCAAGTAGGCGAAGCAAGACGGCTTGCAGTCGCGATGTCGATCGAGTTGGGATTTGATACAACCGAGCAAGGAAAAGTCGCGATCGTCGTCACCGAAGCCGCGAAGAACTTAGTAAAACACGCAAAGCATGGAGAAATTTTAATTCAATCGATCGACATCTCAGGCGCAACAAGCATCGAAATGATTGCGATCGATTCAGCACCAGGAATTCAAAACATTGCACAATCTTTACAAGATGGCTTCTCGACAACGGGAACATCTGGAACCGGATTAGGAGCGATTCAAAGACTGTCCACCCAATTCGATATTTATTCGCAGCCCCAAGTTGGAACGGTTTTGATCGCACGATTAGAATCGAAGCGCGACCCTCCAACCATGAAAGCGTTTGAAATTGGAGCGGTGAATCTGCCAAAACACAAAGACAACCCCTCCGGAGATGCTTGGGCGATCGAACAACAGCACGATCGATGTCTGATATTAGTGGCAGATGGATTAGGGTCAGGCACTTTAGCTGCCGAAGCATCACAAGCAGCAATCCGAGTCTTTCAAATCAATGCTCATTTGTCTCCTCAGCAGATTTTAGAAAAGATTCACGCAGCATTACGCAGTACACGAGGAGCAGTTGCCGCGATCGCTGAAATTATCCCTAGTGAACAACAAGTTCGATATGCTGGAATCGGAAACATTTCGGCAACCCTGCTCACAGGCAGTACCAGCCGCACTCTGATTTCCTACAACGGGACTCTAGGGCTAACCGTCCGCAAGGTGGCTGAGCTTTCCTATCCTTGGTCAAATCAGTCGATTCTAGTGATGCACTCAGACGGATTAGGAACACAATGGACGTTCGATCGCTATCCAGGGTTGCTCAATCGTCATCCTGCTTTAATTGCCGCAATTCTCTATCGGGATTTTCGCAGACCGATTGTCCGAAACAGCATTGGATTGCCCGATGATGTCGCTGTCTTAGTTGCAAAACCGAGGAATGAAGATCTATGA
- a CDS encoding STAS domain-containing protein, whose translation MPVSSTSKIAEILEQNEAELLQEWQTELKSSNQLRPELIRQGELDQQCREFLQLLRSAVQHQNLSDVQAPEWGSTRQFLANVSRSRVQQGFMPSEVALFVFSFKKPMFDRLRHNLAHQGDLLVDAIAEMTHLLDQLGLWTMEVYQKAREETIQRQQEELLELSTPVVKLWDGILALPMIGTLDSARTQIVMESLLQQIVETGSQVVILDITGVPTVDTLVAQYLLKTVAAARLMGTDCIISGIRPQIAQTIVHLGVDLSAVTTKATLADAFAIALKQRGLKVSPERS comes from the coding sequence ATGCCAGTAAGCAGTACGAGCAAAATTGCAGAGATTCTTGAACAGAATGAAGCCGAACTCCTACAAGAGTGGCAGACAGAATTAAAATCATCGAATCAACTGCGCCCAGAATTAATTCGCCAAGGAGAACTCGATCAGCAGTGTCGAGAATTCTTGCAACTGCTCCGGAGTGCAGTTCAACATCAAAATTTAAGCGATGTCCAAGCGCCAGAATGGGGAAGTACGCGCCAATTTTTAGCGAACGTCTCTCGATCGCGGGTTCAACAAGGATTTATGCCGTCTGAAGTCGCGCTGTTCGTGTTTTCATTCAAAAAGCCGATGTTCGATCGCTTGCGCCACAATCTTGCACATCAAGGCGACTTGTTAGTCGATGCGATCGCGGAAATGACTCATCTGCTCGATCAGCTAGGGCTTTGGACGATGGAAGTTTATCAAAAAGCCCGTGAAGAAACGATTCAACGCCAGCAAGAAGAATTGCTCGAACTTTCGACCCCAGTTGTGAAACTATGGGACGGAATTCTCGCACTGCCAATGATTGGGACACTCGATAGCGCTCGGACTCAAATTGTGATGGAATCCCTACTTCAGCAAATTGTTGAAACAGGCTCTCAAGTGGTGATTTTGGACATTACAGGAGTCCCAACCGTCGATACACTCGTCGCACAGTATCTGCTCAAAACGGTGGCAGCGGCTCGATTAATGGGCACTGACTGTATTATCAGCGGCATTCGTCCTCAGATTGCTCAAACGATCGTACATTTAGGAGTTGATCTTTCAGCGGTCACGACTAAAGCAACCTTGGCAGATGCGTTTGCGATCGCACTGAAACAGCGAGGATTGAAAGTCTCACCCGAACGATCGTAA
- a CDS encoding AAA-like domain-containing protein gives MSSAQTPTYQYQVGGSLPPNAPTYVKRQADQDLYEELKSGEFCYVLNSRQMGKSSLRVRTMRRLQADQIICVVIDVTAIGTQQVTPDRWYAGLVSTIVNSLKLELDFRTWWREHDYLSAVSRLDLFIESVLLVQLCQPIVIFIDEIDSTLSLDFKDDFFAMIRSCYNKRDHVAAYQRLTFALLGVATASDLVQDKNRTPFNIGRTIDLTGFQLHEAQPLAEGLTENVSHSEAVLKEILAWTGGQPFLTQKLCSLVQKSPPELSDNISEWIENFVHQNVIQNWETQDQPEHLKTIRDRILRNEKRAAQLLGLYQQILQQGQVAANGSPEQVELRLSGLVVKQQETLSVYNRIYATVFDQKWVDQALSELRPYAKKLTAWVASKQQDASHLLQGQAFYQAQIWAADKSLSVQDYQFLSASQEQEQRKAKRQIRMGSAILALSFIGTLATLMVADEALRVEKEASRASKVSRIQTLNATAERLLGTNQQLETKQLEALVESVKARRELQELQALQGTIGVPGDLKTKTASILQQVVSAIQESNRLEGHDGSVTSVSFSSDKQPDRQLIASASEDGTIQLWHRDGREFKTLKGHNGSVTSVSFSPDRQTIASASEDKTIKLWNRSSNKVKTLHGHTGAVTSVNFSPDGQMIVSASKDKTIKLWSRSGNEIKTFKGHESPVTSVSFSPDGQTIASASEDKTIKLWNRSGNQLRTLKGHEDKIYQVSFSPDGRTIASTSWDYTVKLWNRSGKLKSTLKGHSDRVMGVSFSPNGQTIATASSDKTIKLWNRQGTLLKTLKGHEDRVTSLQFSPDSQMIASASFDQTVRVWKIGDSLPLILQGHTGEVYGVNFSRDGQILATASQDNTARLWSRAGSAIATLKGHNNRVWSVSFSPDDRILATASWDKTIKLWSREGILLATLQGHQGWVMKVSFSPDGQTLASTGSDRSVILWNLGDRTIKKQWNSNHQENVVDISFSPDGRTIATVSDDKTAKLWDRDGKLLRSLTGHKDEVNGISFSQNGKMIATASDDKTVKLWKTSDGSLLRSLEGHNERVMTARFSPDGSLIATASFDKTIKLWKTSDGSLLQTFSGHTDWVWDASFSPDGKMLASAGRDKMIRLWRLASAKQLSDGCEWLHDYLKTNSHLEESDRHICDR, from the coding sequence TATGTTAAGCGGCAGGCGGATCAAGATCTCTATGAGGAGTTAAAGTCAGGCGAGTTCTGTTACGTGCTCAATTCGCGGCAGATGGGCAAGTCAAGTTTGCGCGTCCGAACCATGCGCCGTCTGCAAGCGGATCAAATCATCTGTGTTGTGATTGATGTGACCGCGATCGGAACGCAACAAGTCACACCCGATCGCTGGTATGCAGGGCTAGTTAGCACGATCGTAAATAGCCTAAAGCTCGAATTAGACTTCCGAACTTGGTGGCGTGAACATGACTATCTTTCTGCGGTAAGTCGTCTAGATCTTTTCATTGAGTCTGTGCTGCTCGTTCAACTCTGCCAACCGATCGTGATTTTCATTGATGAAATTGACAGCACTCTCAGCCTGGACTTTAAAGACGATTTTTTTGCGATGATTCGATCGTGCTACAACAAACGTGATCATGTGGCAGCATATCAACGCTTGACGTTTGCGCTACTAGGCGTAGCAACGGCTTCGGACTTAGTGCAGGACAAGAACCGTACACCCTTTAATATTGGTCGAACCATCGATCTAACAGGGTTCCAACTGCATGAAGCCCAGCCGCTCGCTGAAGGATTGACCGAGAACGTGAGCCATTCTGAAGCCGTGCTAAAAGAGATATTAGCCTGGACAGGCGGACAGCCCTTTTTAACTCAGAAACTATGTAGTTTGGTTCAAAAGAGTCCTCCTGAACTGAGCGACAACATTTCAGAGTGGATTGAGAACTTTGTCCACCAAAATGTGATTCAAAATTGGGAGACTCAGGATCAGCCAGAACATCTAAAGACGATTCGCGATCGCATCTTGAGAAACGAGAAACGGGCAGCCCAACTGCTCGGACTTTATCAGCAAATTTTGCAACAGGGTCAAGTCGCTGCCAACGGTAGTCCGGAACAGGTGGAGTTGCGGTTATCGGGCTTGGTGGTCAAGCAGCAGGAAACACTAAGCGTTTATAATCGCATCTATGCCACTGTTTTCGACCAAAAATGGGTTGATCAAGCCTTATCGGAGCTACGTCCCTATGCTAAGAAACTTACAGCTTGGGTCGCTTCTAAGCAACAGGATGCCTCCCATTTGTTACAAGGGCAAGCATTCTACCAGGCTCAAATTTGGGCAGCCGACAAAAGCTTGAGTGTTCAGGATTATCAGTTTTTGAGTGCGAGTCAAGAGCAAGAACAACGAAAAGCGAAACGGCAGATTCGGATGGGGTCTGCCATTTTAGCCCTCTCGTTTATTGGCACACTGGCAACGCTTATGGTGGCAGATGAAGCGCTTAGGGTTGAGAAGGAGGCGAGTAGAGCGTCTAAGGTTTCACGGATTCAAACATTGAACGCGACGGCTGAACGATTACTTGGCACAAATCAGCAATTAGAAACTAAACAACTCGAAGCACTCGTCGAAAGCGTCAAGGCAAGGCGAGAGTTACAAGAGTTACAAGCGTTACAAGGCACGATTGGAGTTCCAGGCGATCTGAAAACCAAAACAGCAAGCATTCTGCAACAGGTGGTCAGCGCGATTCAGGAGTCCAATCGATTGGAAGGTCATGATGGCTCGGTCACGAGCGTGAGCTTCAGCTCTGATAAACAGCCTGATAGACAACTAATCGCGTCTGCAAGTGAAGATGGAACAATCCAACTGTGGCACCGCGATGGTCGTGAGTTCAAAACGCTCAAAGGTCATAATGGTTCGGTCACGAGCGTAAGCTTCAGCCCTGATAGACAGACGATCGCTTCTGCAAGCGAAGATAAGACGATCAAACTGTGGAATCGATCGAGCAACAAAGTTAAGACACTTCACGGACATACGGGTGCAGTGACAAGCGTGAACTTTAGTCCAGACGGACAGATGATTGTTTCTGCCAGTAAGGATAAAACGATCAAACTATGGAGTCGCTCTGGCAATGAGATTAAAACATTTAAGGGGCATGAAAGCCCAGTCACAAGCGTGAGCTTCAGCCCCGATGGACAGACGATCGCATCCGCGAGCGAAGACAAAACAATCAAACTGTGGAATCGATCGGGCAATCAACTCAGAACGCTCAAAGGGCACGAGGACAAGATTTATCAGGTCAGTTTCAGCCCTGATGGGCGAACGATCGCTTCTACCAGTTGGGACTACACCGTTAAACTCTGGAACAGATCTGGAAAACTCAAGAGTACGTTGAAAGGACATAGCGATCGCGTGATGGGTGTCAGTTTTAGCCCCAATGGACAGACGATTGCGACAGCAAGCAGTGACAAAACGATTAAACTGTGGAATCGACAGGGCACACTGCTCAAAACATTGAAGGGGCATGAAGATCGAGTCACAAGCCTTCAATTTAGCCCAGACAGCCAAATGATCGCTTCCGCCAGTTTCGATCAAACGGTTCGAGTTTGGAAGATTGGGGACAGCCTGCCTTTAATTCTGCAAGGACATACAGGGGAAGTGTACGGGGTTAATTTCAGCCGCGATGGTCAAATTCTTGCAACTGCTAGTCAAGACAACACAGCTAGACTTTGGAGCCGGGCAGGAAGCGCGATCGCAACTCTCAAAGGGCATAACAATCGAGTCTGGAGCGTCAGCTTTAGCCCCGATGATCGAATTCTTGCAACTGCTAGTTGGGACAAAACGATCAAACTTTGGAGCCGAGAAGGGATATTGCTTGCAACCTTACAAGGACATCAAGGCTGGGTGATGAAAGTTAGCTTTAGTCCAGACGGTCAAACTCTTGCTTCAACTGGAAGTGATAGAAGTGTTATTCTTTGGAACTTAGGCGATAGAACAATCAAAAAGCAATGGAATAGCAACCATCAAGAGAATGTTGTGGATATCAGTTTTAGTCCAGATGGACGAACGATTGCTACTGTAAGTGATGACAAAACAGCTAAGCTTTGGGATCGAGACGGCAAACTTCTACGATCGCTCACAGGACATAAAGATGAGGTTAACGGCATCAGTTTTAGCCAGAATGGAAAAATGATCGCAACCGCGAGTGACGACAAAACGGTTAAACTTTGGAAAACGTCAGATGGCAGCCTTCTACGATCGCTTGAAGGACATAATGAGCGTGTGATGACTGCGCGTTTTAGCCCGGATGGAAGTTTGATTGCAACGGCTAGCTTTGATAAAACAATTAAGCTCTGGAAAACGTCGGATGGCAGCCTACTTCAAACTTTTTCAGGTCACACAGATTGGGTTTGGGATGCCAGCTTTAGCCCAGATGGGAAGATGCTTGCTTCAGCGGGTCGAGACAAAATGATTCGACTTTGGCGTTTAGCGAGTGCTAAACAACTGTCTGATGGGTGTGAGTGGCTCCATGATTATTTGAAGACAAATTCGCACTTAGAGGAAAGCGATCGTCACATTTGTGACAGATAA
- a CDS encoding ATP-binding protein, whose translation MSNAAEGQSNRLYQMPGRLPILTVEIRYEQDVVLARQRARQIAAQLDFDPQAQTRIATAISEIARNAFIYAGGGKAEFAIVKEPVQSLLIRVSDSGAGIRNLSTILSGHYQSSTGMGLGLLGAKRLMDAVQIESELGRGTIVDLIKHLPNQTTVFTPDQIGQLVDQLLRQNSQDPYTEIQQQNQELISTLEELRQRQEQLTQLNQELEDTNRGVVALYAELNDRAESLQKVSELKTRFLSDLSHEFRTPLNGILNLSNMLLSRLDGDLSEEQEKQVTFIHRSAESLTELVNDLLDLAKVEAGKVEVNLSAFQVADLFGALRGLLRPLLSQHSTVKLVFEDGIDLPILQTDEGKVSQILRNFVSNALKFTEHGEVRVSAAPGADHTIVFIVSDTGIGIALEDQKRIFEEFVQIDNPMQRRFKGTGLGLPLCKRLAELLGGSISVSSRLGAGAQFCLILPIQHQSHLASTMSIASSSNNQDQGFNPLPIPSDPLFQLAPKVLVIDDDAVTRYTIAGMLAQLSCTVVEAKDGYEGLYRAKVEQPNAIVLDLLMPGIDGFEVLSQLKADSTTDTIPVIILTSKQLSARELEQLTAGTPSSRAIAVLSKQPTLQQETDPARKTAIAQLKTALLDAGLSLGIAQ comes from the coding sequence ATGAGCAACGCTGCTGAAGGTCAGTCGAATCGACTTTATCAGATGCCAGGACGACTGCCGATTCTCACGGTCGAAATTCGCTACGAACAAGATGTCGTTTTAGCGCGTCAACGTGCCCGCCAGATTGCCGCTCAGCTTGATTTTGATCCCCAAGCGCAAACGCGCATTGCTACTGCGATTTCTGAAATTGCTCGAAATGCTTTTATCTATGCTGGAGGCGGGAAAGCTGAATTCGCGATCGTCAAAGAGCCAGTTCAATCGCTGTTAATTCGCGTTTCAGACTCCGGAGCGGGGATTCGCAATTTATCTACGATTTTGAGCGGTCACTATCAATCCTCAACGGGCATGGGGTTAGGATTACTCGGTGCAAAGCGATTAATGGATGCTGTGCAGATTGAGTCTGAACTAGGACGAGGTACGATCGTTGACTTAATCAAGCATCTCCCAAATCAGACGACCGTTTTCACTCCAGACCAGATCGGGCAATTAGTCGATCAACTACTTCGTCAAAATTCTCAAGATCCTTATACCGAGATACAACAACAAAATCAAGAATTGATTAGCACTCTAGAAGAACTGCGTCAGCGACAAGAGCAATTGACTCAATTGAATCAAGAGCTAGAAGATACAAATCGGGGAGTTGTCGCTCTGTATGCAGAATTAAACGATCGAGCAGAGTCGCTGCAAAAAGTCAGTGAACTCAAAACACGATTTCTCTCGGATCTCAGTCATGAATTTCGCACGCCGTTAAATGGCATTCTCAATCTCTCAAACATGTTGCTAAGCCGCTTAGATGGAGATTTAAGCGAAGAACAAGAAAAACAAGTGACCTTTATTCATCGATCGGCAGAATCGCTGACTGAGTTAGTGAATGATTTGCTTGATTTGGCAAAAGTCGAAGCAGGCAAGGTTGAGGTCAATCTGTCTGCTTTTCAGGTTGCAGATTTGTTTGGTGCGCTACGCGGACTGTTGCGTCCACTATTGAGCCAACATAGTACAGTCAAGCTTGTATTTGAAGATGGCATCGATTTACCGATTTTGCAGACTGATGAAGGTAAAGTCTCTCAGATTCTGCGAAACTTCGTTTCTAATGCGCTCAAGTTTACCGAGCATGGAGAAGTCCGAGTTAGTGCAGCACCCGGAGCCGATCACACGATCGTCTTTATCGTTTCAGATACCGGAATCGGCATTGCACTCGAAGACCAGAAACGCATTTTTGAAGAATTCGTGCAAATTGACAATCCGATGCAGCGACGATTTAAGGGAACTGGATTAGGCTTACCGCTGTGTAAAAGATTAGCAGAGTTACTCGGAGGAAGTATCAGTGTTAGTAGTCGCTTAGGTGCTGGCGCTCAATTTTGTCTGATACTCCCAATTCAACATCAATCACACCTTGCTTCAACAATGTCGATCGCTTCATCCTCTAACAATCAGGATCAGGGATTCAATCCTTTACCCATCCCTTCAGATCCGCTCTTTCAACTTGCGCCAAAAGTTCTCGTGATTGATGACGATGCGGTTACACGTTATACGATCGCGGGAATGCTGGCTCAATTGTCCTGCACTGTGGTAGAAGCAAAAGACGGATATGAGGGGCTTTATCGTGCCAAAGTCGAGCAACCCAATGCGATCGTACTTGATTTGTTGATGCCCGGAATTGATGGCTTTGAAGTGCTTTCTCAGCTAAAAGCCGATTCAACGACAGATACAATTCCTGTGATTATTCTGACTTCAAAGCAACTCAGCGCCAGAGAGCTTGAGCAATTAACCGCTGGTACACCAAGTTCACGAGCGATCGCAGTGCTTTCAAAGCAGCCCACTTTACAGCAGGAAACAGACCCCGCACGAAAAACAGCGATCGCGCAACTGAAAACCGCTCTACTTGATGCAGGTTTGAGTTTGGGCATTGCCCAATAG
- a CDS encoding response regulator yields MIPHRTVLIVEDSETDRYIFRRYLMADPGVSYTILESPSAADGLALCRNRLPDGILLDIKLPDCDGFEFLSRLKAQIQGTCPPVVVVSCYNDATTAAIAFKNGVEDYFVKGQTNPDKMRSAMRSAIENAELRRRLQQSEERFRTSIENLLDCFGIFSAIRDDAGQIIDFRIDYLNRVALQNHWLSDTAIDQTLSEVFPRYRDSSVFKEHCQIVETGEPNIKEAFPLDLLDNGSLMQFYDVRSSKLNDGLVLAWRDVTDRVRAETEREQLLSQAQIARAEAEAANHSKDEFLAIVAHELRAPLNSMFGWAKLLQAKPPNADTLIRALQSIERSAKNQLQLIEDLLDISRMVRGELRIDRVSTQLGLVVEAAIDMIRPLAEAKQILVISDIDHTANEVLGDSNRLQQVVWNLLINAVKFTPEQGKIAIALTYEESQAAISVSDTGKGINVDFLPYVFDRFRQAQTNAPRSQDGLGLGLAITRELVDLHEGTIAVTSGGEGQGATFIVRLPLIQASSLDSQHLQGLNGLKVLLIDDEPDSLEFVQFYLEHEGAIVATATSADEAIETFQTFCPAIVISDISMPHKDGYQLLQEIRALSVDQTVPAIALTAHVNDDAKQQAFAAGYRIHLSKPLDIEQLFEAITALVKRS; encoded by the coding sequence ATGATACCGCATCGTACCGTTTTAATCGTCGAAGATTCTGAAACTGATCGCTACATCTTCAGACGGTACCTGATGGCTGATCCTGGAGTCTCCTACACGATTCTTGAAAGTCCTTCCGCTGCCGACGGATTAGCGCTCTGTCGAAATCGGCTGCCAGATGGCATTCTGCTCGATATCAAACTGCCCGACTGCGACGGATTTGAGTTTTTATCGCGACTGAAAGCACAAATTCAGGGAACCTGTCCGCCTGTGGTCGTCGTGAGTTGTTATAACGATGCGACTACTGCCGCGATCGCATTTAAGAACGGCGTTGAAGATTATTTTGTGAAGGGGCAAACGAACCCGGATAAAATGCGATCGGCAATGCGAAGCGCGATCGAAAACGCTGAACTGCGCCGCCGATTGCAGCAAAGTGAGGAACGGTTTCGGACTTCGATCGAGAATTTACTCGACTGCTTTGGAATTTTTTCGGCAATTCGTGATGATGCCGGACAGATTATCGATTTTCGGATCGACTATTTGAATCGGGTTGCCCTTCAAAACCACTGGCTCAGCGACACTGCGATCGATCAAACCTTGTCTGAAGTGTTTCCACGCTACCGAGACAGCAGTGTATTTAAAGAACATTGTCAGATTGTCGAAACCGGAGAACCGAACATTAAAGAGGCATTCCCTTTAGACTTACTCGATAACGGTTCGCTGATGCAATTTTATGATGTGCGATCGTCAAAGTTGAATGATGGACTGGTCTTGGCATGGCGCGATGTCACTGATCGAGTTCGTGCAGAAACAGAACGAGAGCAACTCTTATCTCAAGCTCAGATCGCTCGTGCAGAAGCTGAAGCCGCTAACCACAGTAAAGATGAGTTTCTCGCAATTGTCGCTCATGAACTTCGTGCCCCGCTCAATTCGATGTTTGGTTGGGCAAAGCTGTTACAAGCGAAACCTCCGAATGCTGATACTTTGATTCGGGCATTGCAGTCGATCGAGCGCAGCGCAAAAAATCAATTGCAATTGATCGAAGACTTGCTGGATATCTCCCGCATGGTGCGGGGTGAATTGAGAATCGATCGCGTTTCGACGCAGTTAGGGTTAGTCGTGGAAGCCGCGATCGATATGATTCGCCCGCTGGCAGAAGCGAAACAGATTCTAGTGATCTCAGACATTGACCACACTGCGAATGAAGTTTTGGGCGACTCGAATCGGTTACAGCAAGTCGTGTGGAATTTGTTGATCAATGCGGTGAAATTCACCCCTGAACAGGGAAAAATCGCGATCGCACTCACCTACGAAGAATCACAAGCAGCGATTAGCGTAAGTGATACGGGAAAAGGGATCAATGTAGATTTTTTACCGTATGTCTTCGATCGCTTTCGGCAGGCACAAACGAACGCGCCCAGATCCCAAGACGGTTTAGGATTAGGGCTGGCAATCACTCGCGAATTGGTGGACTTGCACGAAGGTACCATCGCTGTAACGAGTGGCGGAGAAGGACAAGGCGCGACTTTCATCGTTCGTTTGCCGCTGATTCAAGCTTCGTCTCTAGATTCGCAGCACCTTCAAGGTTTGAATGGGCTAAAGGTGCTGCTAATTGACGATGAGCCAGATAGTTTGGAATTTGTTCAATTTTATCTAGAGCATGAGGGCGCGATCGTGGCAACTGCGACTTCTGCGGATGAAGCGATCGAGACTTTTCAAACGTTCTGCCCCGCGATCGTGATCAGTGATATCTCGATGCCACATAAAGACGGGTATCAATTGCTGCAAGAGATTCGCGCTCTATCGGTTGATCAAACCGTTCCTGCGATCGCGCTAACGGCTCATGTGAATGACGATGCAAAACAGCAAGCTTTTGCTGCCGGATATCGCATTCATTTATCGAAACCGTTAGATATTGAACAGTTGTTTGAAGCCATTACCGCCCTTGTGAAGCGATCGTGA